A single window of Verrucomicrobiota bacterium DNA harbors:
- a CDS encoding DUF1624 domain-containing protein has protein sequence MSDANPPAPAPARLESVDLLRGIIMALMALDHTRGWFSEATFYPLDLDKTNVPLFLTRWVTHLCAPGFIFLAGAGAFLSTLRGMDRRGLSVFLITRGLWIALLEVTWVRCLGWTFNFDYHFVGLSVLWAIAWSLVVLGVLVWLPVRWIAVFAVGMIATHNLFDHVKPADWGALGWLWKVLHSPGGITPAPGFHIAVGYVLVPWMGVMALGFAVGALWQRPADERRKWLFCIGAGMTVVFFALRFTNGYGDTHAWSPQKNAVFTFFSMIHCEKYPPSLLFLLMTLGPLLMSLAWLERGTPRLLSPLIVFGRVPLFYYLLHLPLLHGAAVLVAQVRFGRSDWLTTNQMPGVPPTPVPPENGFGLPGVYLVWVAALLVLWPCCKWFADLKQRRRGKWLSYL, from the coding sequence ATGAGCGACGCCAACCCGCCCGCACCCGCGCCGGCGCGGCTCGAATCGGTGGACTTGCTGCGCGGGATCATCATGGCGCTGATGGCGCTGGACCACACGCGCGGGTGGTTTTCGGAGGCGACCTTCTACCCGCTCGACCTCGACAAGACCAACGTGCCGCTCTTTCTCACGCGGTGGGTCACGCATCTGTGCGCGCCGGGGTTCATCTTCCTCGCGGGCGCCGGCGCGTTTCTTTCAACGCTTCGCGGAATGGATCGCCGGGGGCTCTCGGTGTTTCTCATCACGCGCGGATTGTGGATCGCGCTGCTCGAAGTGACGTGGGTCCGATGTCTCGGGTGGACATTCAACTTCGATTACCACTTCGTCGGGTTGAGCGTGCTGTGGGCCATCGCGTGGTCCTTGGTCGTGCTCGGTGTGCTGGTCTGGCTTCCGGTGCGGTGGATCGCGGTGTTCGCGGTGGGGATGATCGCGACGCACAACCTGTTCGACCACGTGAAGCCCGCGGACTGGGGCGCGCTGGGCTGGCTGTGGAAAGTGCTGCACAGTCCGGGCGGGATCACTCCCGCGCCCGGCTTTCACATCGCGGTGGGGTATGTGCTTGTGCCGTGGATGGGCGTGATGGCACTGGGCTTCGCCGTCGGCGCGCTGTGGCAAAGGCCCGCCGACGAGCGGCGCAAGTGGCTCTTCTGCATCGGCGCGGGGATGACCGTGGTGTTCTTCGCGCTGCGGTTCACGAACGGGTATGGCGACACCCACGCGTGGTCGCCACAGAAGAACGCCGTCTTCACGTTCTTCTCGATGATCCACTGCGAGAAGTATCCGCCGTCGTTGCTTTTCCTGCTCATGACGCTCGGCCCGCTGTTGATGTCGCTCGCGTGGCTCGAGCGCGGGACGCCCCGGCTCCTGTCGCCGCTCATCGTGTTCGGCCGCGTGCCGCTGTTCTATTACCTGCTGCACCTGCCGCTGCTGCACGGCGCGGCGGTCCTCGTGGCGCAGGTGCGTTTTGGACGGTCCGACTGGCTCACGACGAACCAGATGCCGGGCGTGCCGCCGACACCGGTCCCGCCGGAGAACGGCTTCGGACTGCCGGGGGTTTACCTTGTGTGGGTCGCCGCGCTTCTCGTGCTGTGGCCGTGCTGCAAGTGGTTCGCCGACTTGAAGCAGCGGCGGCGCGGGAAGTGGCTGAGTTACCTCTGA
- a CDS encoding DNA replication/repair protein RecF: MHLAHLRLRDFRNYARLDADFEPGFHLLLGGNAQGKTNILEAIYLLATLRSFRGVGGAQMTRHGVKGHFVGARVVGQRGHDIKLYWSVAERKLSLDARPVKKLSDYLGTLRAVVFCTEDLLLVKGTGRGRRRFLDLLLAQTHGPYLPLLQRYAAALRSRNSLLKQRAPDEAALDSFTKELIAAGQELIRLRRELIPRISPLARLAFRRIAADAAEELRLDYHPGVKADFLVELGKSRERERAFRSTLVGPHRDDLRLLINDQPAAQFASEGQKRTLALALKMAQAEYLTGIHGTPPVLLIDDVMGELDAKRRAGLLPLLERADHARGQVFMTCTAESWPTELGARLRRWEVSQGTLAAQR; encoded by the coding sequence GTGCATCTCGCGCATCTTCGACTCCGCGACTTCCGCAACTACGCGCGGCTCGACGCGGACTTCGAGCCCGGCTTCCACCTGTTGCTCGGCGGCAATGCGCAGGGCAAGACAAACATCCTCGAGGCGATCTACCTGCTCGCCACGCTGCGCTCCTTCCGGGGCGTCGGCGGCGCGCAGATGACGCGGCACGGCGTGAAGGGCCACTTCGTCGGCGCGCGCGTCGTCGGGCAGCGCGGGCACGACATCAAGCTCTACTGGTCCGTGGCCGAGCGGAAACTCTCGCTCGACGCGCGCCCCGTGAAGAAGCTCTCCGACTACCTCGGAACGCTTCGCGCCGTGGTGTTCTGCACCGAGGATCTGCTGCTTGTGAAGGGCACCGGCCGCGGGCGCCGGCGTTTCCTCGACCTCCTGCTCGCGCAAACGCACGGGCCGTATCTCCCGCTGCTCCAGCGCTACGCGGCCGCGTTGCGCTCGCGCAACTCCCTGCTCAAGCAGCGCGCGCCCGACGAGGCCGCGCTCGACAGTTTCACCAAGGAACTCATCGCCGCGGGGCAGGAACTCATCCGGCTCCGGCGTGAGCTCATCCCGCGCATCTCGCCGCTCGCGCGCCTCGCGTTCCGGCGCATCGCCGCGGACGCCGCGGAGGAACTGCGCCTCGATTATCATCCGGGGGTAAAGGCTGACTTTCTCGTCGAGCTTGGAAAATCCCGCGAACGCGAGCGCGCGTTCCGCTCCACGCTCGTCGGCCCGCACCGCGACGACTTGCGCCTGCTCATCAACGACCAGCCCGCGGCGCAGTTCGCGAGCGAGGGGCAGAAGCGCACGCTCGCCCTCGCGCTCAAGATGGCGCAGGCCGAGTATCTCACCGGCATCCACGGCACCCCTCCCGTGCTGCTCATCGATGACGTGATGGGCGAGCTCGACGCGAAACGCCGCGCCGGATTGCTGCCGCTGCTCGAGCGCGCCGACCACGCGCGGGGTCAGGTCTTCATGACCTGCACGGCCGAAAGCTGGCCGACCGAACTCGGCGCGCGCCTTCGACGCTGGGAAGTCAGCCAGGGCACGCTGGCGGCTCAGAGGTAA
- a CDS encoding arylsulfatase, which translates to MRLHVSGFVLAALAALCPSANSLPAAEPAPRPNIVLIMSDDMGWSDLGCYGGEIPTPNLDALATGGLRFTQFYNTARCCPTRAALLTGLYPHQAGIGHMMEDKGRDAYRGELSRSCVTIAEALKPAGYSAYATGKWHVTKATDPKSDADRHNWPLQRGFDRFYGTIHGAGSFWDPSSLVRDNRLITAFNDTDYKPAGAYYYTDAISDHAARFIADHKQRAADRPFFLYVAYTAAHWPMHARDTDIAKHRGRYEAGYDATRLARLAKQRQLGLLDPRWTPTPTVGDWSTVKNREFETRCMEVYAAMVASMDEGIGRIVAALKKQGQFENTLVLYLQDNGGCAELMGRAGEFKPRADKPTLEPLSPDFLQHGSTPRQTRDGFPVRQGYGVMPGPADTYIGYGREWANVSNTPFREYKHWVHEGGISTPLIAHWPRGIAAAQHEKLTHTPAHLIDLMATCVDLAGAKYPAERDGKPIKPMEGVSLAAAFRGEPVARKNPIFWEHEGNRAVRDGRWKLVSKFRGEWELYDMDTDRTETRDVAAANGAKARELAAAYDAWAARAGVVPWGELNPPAAAKKAKAAKQGLE; encoded by the coding sequence ATGCGTTTGCACGTTTCAGGTTTCGTCCTCGCCGCGTTGGCGGCGCTTTGCCCTTCCGCGAATTCACTCCCTGCCGCGGAGCCCGCGCCCCGGCCGAACATCGTGCTCATCATGTCCGACGACATGGGCTGGTCGGACCTCGGCTGTTACGGCGGCGAGATTCCCACGCCCAACCTCGACGCGCTCGCGACGGGCGGGCTGCGCTTCACGCAGTTCTACAACACGGCGCGGTGCTGCCCCACGCGCGCGGCGCTGCTCACCGGCCTTTACCCGCACCAGGCCGGCATCGGGCACATGATGGAGGACAAGGGCCGCGACGCGTATCGCGGCGAGCTGAGCCGGAGCTGCGTCACCATCGCCGAGGCGCTCAAGCCCGCGGGCTACTCGGCCTACGCCACCGGCAAGTGGCACGTGACCAAGGCCACCGACCCGAAGTCCGACGCCGACCGGCACAACTGGCCCTTGCAGCGCGGCTTCGACCGCTTCTACGGGACCATTCACGGCGCGGGAAGTTTCTGGGACCCAAGCTCGCTCGTGCGCGACAACCGGCTGATCACCGCCTTCAACGACACGGACTACAAGCCGGCCGGCGCGTATTATTACACCGACGCCATCAGCGACCATGCGGCGCGGTTCATCGCGGACCACAAGCAGCGCGCGGCGGACCGTCCGTTCTTCCTCTACGTCGCCTACACGGCCGCGCACTGGCCGATGCACGCGCGCGACACGGACATCGCAAAACATCGCGGCCGTTACGAGGCCGGCTACGACGCCACCCGCCTCGCCCGTCTCGCGAAGCAAAGGCAGCTCGGCCTGCTCGACCCGCGCTGGACGCCGACGCCGACCGTCGGCGACTGGAGCACGGTGAAGAACCGCGAGTTCGAGACGCGCTGCATGGAAGTCTACGCGGCGATGGTGGCGAGCATGGACGAGGGCATCGGGCGCATCGTCGCCGCGTTGAAGAAGCAGGGGCAGTTCGAGAACACGCTCGTGCTCTACCTGCAGGACAACGGCGGCTGCGCGGAACTCATGGGCCGCGCCGGCGAGTTCAAGCCCCGCGCCGACAAGCCGACGCTCGAGCCGCTTTCGCCGGACTTCCTCCAGCACGGCAGCACGCCCAGGCAGACGCGCGACGGGTTTCCCGTCCGGCAGGGTTACGGCGTGATGCCCGGCCCGGCCGACACTTACATCGGCTACGGCCGCGAATGGGCCAACGTGAGCAACACGCCCTTCCGCGAATACAAACACTGGGTCCACGAGGGCGGCATCAGCACGCCGCTCATCGCCCATTGGCCGCGCGGCATCGCCGCGGCGCAACACGAAAAACTCACGCACACACCCGCGCACCTCATTGACTTGATGGCCACGTGCGTGGACCTCGCGGGCGCGAAGTATCCGGCCGAACGTGACGGCAAACCCATCAAGCCAATGGAAGGCGTGAGCCTCGCCGCTGCATTCCGCGGCGAACCCGTCGCGCGCAAGAACCCCATCTTCTGGGAACACGAGGGCAACCGCGCCGTCCGCGATGGCCGCTGGAAACTCGTCTCCAAATTCCGCGGCGAGTGGGAGCTTTACGACATGGACACGGACCGCACCGAGACGCGGGACGTCGCCGCGGCAAACGGCGCAAAGGCACGGGAACTCGCCGCGGCCTACGACGCGTGGGCCGCGCGCGCCGGCGTCGTTCCGTGGGGCGAGCTGAACCCGCCCGCCGCCGCGAAGAAGGCGAAAGCCGCGAAGCAGGGCCTTGAGTGA
- a CDS encoding L-lactate permease produces the protein MDHWLQVYNPLGNAVISTLVAALPVVVLLGAIAWFEVRIHLAALTGLAVAFVVALAAYHMPFKAATATAVYGAAYGLFPIGWIILNLIFLYQLTVERGLFDVLRSHLAVLAPDRRVQVILIAFSFGAFFEGAAGFGTPVAVTAAILMQLGFKPLQACGLSLIANTAPVAYGALGTPIITLAKVSGLDELKLSQMAGRQLPFFSVLVPFWVVWAYAGWRAMLGVWPAALTAGVAFAVPQFLVSNFHGPSLVDIVASMCSLAALAVLLRFWRPADGWKPEAAAGDAAKPQPLEQGAPARHDAKRLRQAWMPWILLSVIVFAWGLPQVKKSLNAVSAPTFEVAGLHNVVQRTPPVVPVPTPDKPTKPEEAVFVLNWLSATGTGILVTALLVGLLLGFKPAELARHYWLTLVRVRFSLITIAAMLSLGYVTKYSGTDATLGLALAQTGSLYPFFGTLLGWLGVALTGSDTASNVLFGSLQRITAEQTGVSPVLMCAANSTGGVMGKMVDAQSIVVASTATNWYGHEGAILRYVFFHSIALAALVGLLVFLQARVAPFTSMVVQ, from the coding sequence ATGGATCACTGGCTCCAGGTTTACAACCCGCTCGGGAACGCCGTCATCTCCACGCTCGTCGCCGCGCTGCCGGTCGTGGTGTTGCTCGGCGCGATCGCGTGGTTTGAAGTTCGCATCCATCTCGCGGCGTTGACCGGGCTCGCGGTGGCATTCGTGGTCGCGCTCGCGGCCTATCACATGCCCTTCAAGGCGGCGACGGCCACGGCGGTTTACGGCGCGGCCTACGGGTTGTTCCCCATCGGGTGGATCATTCTCAACCTGATCTTCCTCTATCAACTCACGGTCGAGCGCGGGTTGTTCGATGTGCTGCGAAGCCACCTGGCCGTCCTTGCGCCGGACCGCCGTGTGCAGGTGATCCTGATCGCGTTCTCGTTCGGCGCGTTCTTCGAGGGCGCGGCGGGCTTCGGCACGCCCGTGGCCGTGACGGCCGCGATCCTGATGCAACTCGGCTTCAAGCCGCTGCAAGCGTGCGGGCTCTCGCTCATCGCGAACACCGCGCCGGTGGCCTACGGCGCGCTCGGCACGCCGATCATCACGCTGGCGAAGGTCAGCGGGCTCGACGAACTGAAGCTCTCGCAAATGGCGGGCCGGCAACTGCCGTTTTTTTCCGTGCTGGTTCCGTTCTGGGTGGTGTGGGCTTACGCGGGCTGGCGCGCGATGCTGGGCGTGTGGCCGGCGGCGCTCACCGCGGGCGTGGCGTTTGCGGTGCCGCAGTTTCTCGTGTCGAACTTTCACGGGCCATCGCTCGTCGACATCGTCGCCTCGATGTGTTCGCTCGCGGCGCTGGCGGTGCTGCTGAGGTTCTGGCGCCCGGCCGACGGTTGGAAGCCGGAAGCCGCCGCCGGTGACGCGGCGAAACCGCAACCTTTGGAGCAGGGTGCCCCCGCGCGCCACGACGCGAAACGGCTCCGGCAGGCGTGGATGCCGTGGATTCTGTTGAGCGTGATCGTGTTTGCGTGGGGCTTGCCGCAAGTGAAGAAGAGCCTGAACGCGGTGTCCGCGCCGACGTTCGAGGTCGCCGGGCTGCACAACGTCGTCCAGCGCACGCCGCCCGTCGTGCCGGTGCCGACGCCCGACAAGCCGACCAAGCCCGAGGAAGCGGTGTTCGTCCTCAACTGGCTCTCCGCCACCGGCACGGGGATTCTCGTCACCGCGCTGCTCGTGGGACTGTTGCTGGGCTTCAAGCCGGCGGAACTCGCGCGGCACTACTGGCTCACGCTTGTGCGCGTGCGCTTCTCGCTCATCACCATCGCGGCGATGCTCTCGCTCGGCTATGTGACGAAGTATTCCGGCACCGACGCGACACTCGGCCTCGCGCTGGCGCAGACGGGTTCGCTGTATCCGTTCTTCGGCACGCTGCTCGGGTGGCTCGGCGTGGCGCTGACAGGGAGCGACACGGCGAGCAACGTCCTCTTCGGGAGCCTGCAGCGGATCACGGCGGAGCAGACGGGCGTGAGCCCGGTGTTGATGTGCGCGGCGAACAGCACCGGCGGCGTGATGGGCAAGATGGTGGACGCGCAGAGCATCGTCGTGGCAAGCACGGCGACAAACTGGTATGGCCACGAAGGCGCGATCCTGCGCTACGTGTTCTTCCACAGCATCGCGCTCGCGGCGCTCGTCGGCCTGCTGGTGTTCCTGCAAGCCCGCGTCGCGCCGTTCACCTCCATGGTCGTGCAGTGA
- a CDS encoding DUF4126 domain-containing protein, producing the protein METLLSILVGIGLAAACGFRVFVPPLIISIAAKAGHLKLAPGFEWMSSDVALIGFAVATALEITAYYVPWLDNLLDTLSTPAACVAGAVVMAAMVGDLSPFLKWTLALVAGGGAAGVVQAATVTTRAASTVTTGGLANPIVATAEAAGSVAASVLAIVAPVLAVLAVAGFGWLLWRMFRRRAPVQAVPA; encoded by the coding sequence ATGGAAACACTTCTGAGCATCCTTGTGGGCATCGGCCTTGCGGCGGCGTGCGGGTTTCGCGTGTTCGTGCCGCCGCTCATCATCAGCATCGCGGCGAAGGCGGGGCACTTGAAGCTCGCCCCCGGCTTCGAGTGGATGAGTTCGGATGTCGCGCTGATCGGATTCGCCGTGGCGACGGCGCTGGAAATCACGGCGTATTACGTGCCGTGGCTGGACAACCTGCTCGACACGCTTTCCACCCCCGCGGCGTGTGTGGCCGGCGCGGTGGTGATGGCGGCGATGGTGGGCGACTTGAGCCCGTTCCTGAAGTGGACGCTCGCGCTCGTCGCCGGTGGCGGCGCGGCCGGGGTTGTGCAGGCGGCGACGGTCACGACGCGCGCCGCGTCCACGGTCACCACGGGCGGGCTCGCGAATCCCATCGTGGCGACCGCCGAAGCCGCCGGCTCCGTGGCGGCCTCGGTGCTGGCAATCGTTGCGCCGGTGCTCGCGGTGCTCGCGGTTGCGGGATTCGGCTGGCTGTTGTGGCGGATGTTCCGTCGGCGCGCGCCGGTGCAGGCGGTGCCGGCGTGA